One Candidatus Dependentiae bacterium genomic window, CCTATCACCTCATGCTGCAACCAGGTAGCCAAACGGTTAAACAAGCCGGTGGCCTCCATAAATTCATGAACCGTTCTATGCCACTTATTACCGATTCGGGTGGGTTCCAGGTCTTCAGCCTCATGTATGGAGGTGTTCATAGTGAACTCAAAAGTAGCGGCCAGAAGAAACATGACAATTCCGTGCTCAAGGTCTCTGAAGAAGGGGTCGTATTCAGGTCATATCGCAACGGAGACAAAATTTTACTCACTCCCGAGACGTCTGTGCAAGCTCAGAAAGATTTGGGCGCAGACATTATAATTCCGCTCGATGAACTGCCACCCTATCACATCCGTGACAAAAAATTACTCGAATCATTACACAGGACCCATCGCTGGGAAAAAAGATCACTCGATGCTCACTTAGCCAATCCCAATAACCAGGCAATGTATGCGGTGGTACATGGCGGCATCGATAAGGATTTACGTTCACTCAGCTGTCGATATTTGAGCGCATTGCCATTTAATGGTTATGCCATTGGTGGCAGCTTGGGCAAAACGCGTGAAGAAATGATCAACATGCTAACTTCCACTATGCCTCAATTGCCAGAAGATAAACCAAGTCACTTGCTAGGTATTGGTGATACTTCTTCACTCGCCCAATGTATTGGCCTTGGTATTGATACGTTCGATAGCTCTCACCCAACCAAATGTGCTCGCCATGGACTTCTATTCACGTTCAATGGCAACATTAAAGTTGGTCACACGAGTAATAAAGAAAATTTTAATCCTATTGACCCAACCTGCACATGCTACACATGTCAGAACTACACACTTGCCTACTTGCACCACTTGCACAAAGCAAAAGAACAAGCAGGGCACACCCTTGCATCGATCCACAATTTGCATTTCATGGTCCAATTGATGGCACAATATCGACAGCTTATTCTTGACAATAAACTCTAAAAATCATCTTTTTTATTTTTTACTTTAATTTTTTTGCAGAATTACTTCATACTAAATATCAAAGGGTTAGGGGTAGTAATGAAGCGCTATCTGGTATGGTGTACGCTGAGTACATTAGTTTTTTTATGTACCGGACAACAACCACGTAGTTTAAAAAAAATTGCCACTCAAACAATTGTTCGCCACATAACTTATTATTCGGCAGAACAATTGCAGAGACTCCCTATCGATCTTATTGAAAGCCTATTGCAAGATCCCAATGTTAGTCTTTATTGTCCATATCTTACCATACCAACACTCGCATCCCGATCAGTTGGCCATCCAATATTAATAAATAAAACTGGCAAAATTTATACATTCAAGAATGGTAACTACATTATTTTGCGTGACTTGAATGACCGCCGTTGGTTGCCCGGCAATTACGATAACCACAATCATTTTTTTATACAAATTAAAACAAAAGATGGCATTACTATTGCATCGTTAGGGCAACACAATATATCGCCCATCACCTCTTTGTGCATGCATACTGACGAAACAAAATGCGCTATTGGACGTAAAAATGGCTCTATTAGTTTATTCGACCTGCAAAATTATACTCAGCACGCAGAATTCCCATTACTCGATACGTATGTTAAAGCCATGATTTATAGTGGCAATCAACTTATAGCATATAATAAATATGATCAAACATATGTTGTTGATACAAAAGCATTATATAGGCGTGCATGGCTACCCGATGCATCTTTATCATATATTTGGCAAATGGATACATTTAATACCCCCCAAAATTTTCATATAATCTGGTTAAAACAACTCATGCCACGCATTAATGCACCATTTCTTATGCACTATTTCTTCGATCAACATTTCACTGCTGATAAGATATATTTGTTACTACACTATGCAGCACTTAAAAAAGCTATAACTATACTCATCAAAAGAAATCATTCTACTTTTATACCATCCCTCATTGATAATTTTGCTATACTGTTATTCAATAATAATATTTCATCAGCAGCAGTGAATGATCTTATATCACAACTAAAATCCAACATTATTTTGTAACCTAACAAACCATATATAAAATATTACGAAAAACTTGAGCTATTACTATGAAAACTATTTCATCTCGCCAAAATTCAATAATTAAACATATTACCCAATTACATTTGACAAAATACCGTACGGCGCATCGAGAATTCATAGCAGAAGGATTGCGTGTGTGCAGCACATTGATTAAAGCAGGACAAGAACTTAAAAATTTATTGGTCACTACATCTATGCTAACAGATGCTCAAAAATTAGTATCAGATGATCATATCACGCAAGTAACTGATGAAGTAATGACAAAAATAAGCACTACAAAAAGCCCCAGTGGTATACTTGGCGTATTTGTTATGCCAACTACACCACCGCTCAATCAATTAGGATCCGGAGCCGTACTAGCTCACATAACTGATCCAGGCAACATGGGAACTTTAATTCGTACCTCTGCTGCAATGGGGAAAAAAACAGTAGTCGTCATAGAAGGAGTTGATCCATGGAGTCCAAAAGTTATACATGCAAGTGCCGGAACCATTGGACTGGTACACATTTTTCAAATGAGTTGGAATCAATTAATTCAACACAAAAAAAATTTATCTTTATGTGCTCTTGTCGTATCTAATGGCCAACCACCTGCTGAGGTTGACCTCAAAAACACCTTATTAGTAATCGGTAATGAAGCACATGGCATTCCCGAGGACTGGGTACAACAATGCGACATACGCCTTACTCTACCAATGCCCGGCAAGACCGAAAGTTTAAACGCTGCCGTTGCTGGTTCCATTGCCCTTTATCTCGCGTTTGCCCCATAGATTCTGCAAGCTGTCTGAATACCTGTCTGACGTGCGGATTCATCAATTCTGGCATGCCATTTGATATTCGCCGTTGCTGAGTAGTAATTTTTATACCGTACTCTGCGGGTATAGGCTGATTTTGATCTTTTTTCCACGCATAATAACGAGTATATAACTTAGCTCCTCCAATAAAAGTGGCACTTACCGTTATCACTAATCCCAAAATTATTTGCATATTATTATGTTTAACTTCAAACAAAAACCCGTGCTCATCCTTTTTATTACCAATAATGTGATGTGTAATAACATCCAGCGGAGTAATAGACGATTCCTCAGAATCTTCATCAGTCGTATATGAATCGGTACTTTCATACGCACTCTGAGTAGATTCCAAGATATAAGCACATAATTCGCTACTCCCCATAAAAATAGTGGGGAAAAAATGCTTCAAATCATCTCTCATTGTTGTATCTCTTTCATATAATCCTTGAATACTGTCTTTAAGAGACATTGCAACAGAGTGCTGATCAAACGCACTTAAAGATGTGATATGTTGTTGTACAATATTTTCTACTTCTATTAGGTTACCGGTATCCAATGCAGATCGTAAATCATCCAGAAATCTGTTGTTTTTTTCCATACTGGATATAGGAAAAAACAACAAAATTGACAAATAATTGATATAATATAATTTCTTCATGCAAAATCCCCCTTACGCTTTATATTAAAACAATCGTGCTACAACTTGCTAGCCCTTACGTAAGAAACTTGCTGAATAAAAAAAATATTTTTAGACTGACACAACATTCTTGAATAATTACCTGTAGGATCTTTTATATGGCACAACATCACAAATTATCATTGTTTGCTGCGGTCTTAATCAATATCAATATTATGATTGGCGCAGGGGTTTTTATTAATACCACAGAACTTGCACAATGGGCTGGAGCATTGGGTGTATTGAGCTATGTAATTATTGGCATTATCATGCTTCCACTCATTCTTTCAATTTCTCGATTACTTATTTTGCACCCGACAGGAGGATTTTATGTATTTGGTAGTAAAGAAATAAATCAATTTGTTGGATTTTTAGCTGCATGGAGTTATTTCATTGGAAAATTGGGATCAGCTACCATCATGATCCATGTATCTGTTTTGTTTCTACAAAAAATACTGCCTTTCTTGGCTCAGCTACATCCATTTGTACTAGATTTTAGTTTTTTAAGCACCTTTATACTATGCAATATGTTGAATGTTAAAACAGGCAGCCAATTACAGGCGATATTTACAATTCTTAAGTTGACTCCTATTTTTTTCCTTGCCATATTTGGCCTCTTTTTATTTAAAGGAAATAATTTTTCATCATCATATCGTATATGGGAAGGCATTCCATTCACCATTCCACTTGTACTTTTTAGCATTTTAGGATTTGAAGCCGCCTGTTCATTGAGCAGTAGAATTGAAAATCCAGAAAAAAACGCATCTCGTGCCGTGTTAATTTCTTACGGCATTGTTATTTTTATTTACTGTATATACCAGTTCGTTGCTTTCGGAGCACTTGCACCCAATATTCTCCATTATTTAGACTATCGTTCAATATTTCCAGGGCTCATAGGTAAATTATTTCCTCATGCATCTTATACACAAACACTAGTCAATATGTTCCACATTGCCATTGCTTCATCTGCACTTAGTGGAAGCTACAGTATTATTTTTAGTAACACATGGAACATATACACGCTCGCAGAACATAAACATTTATTTTTTAGCTCATGGTTTACTTCATTAAACCGCCATCACATCCCATGGCTATGTGTACTAACAGAAGGACTTGTGTGCACCATACATTTATTAGTTACTCAAGGGGCACAGGTACCTCTACAATTGACTGGTTCTCTTGGATGCACAATTGCCTATACACTTAGCATACTTGCACTACTAGCAGCAAAAAAAAATTATCCTCAATTGCGTATTAACATGTTTATTCCAGCACTTGGCTTATGTAGCTGTTTATTACTGTTATCCTCATGCATATACACAATGTACTATGCAGGACTTACGGCACTTATTTCACTTATAAGCCTAATAATAATTGGTATTATTATGTTCTTTACGAGTAATCAACATGCACCAGTTAACGTAGCTTCAAAGTAATCACTGCCAATAAACACAATACAAGTGAAATTATCCCAAAGCGGACGGTAATTTTTGATTCTGGCCAACCCATTAATTCAAAATGATGATGTAATGGTGCCATTTTTAAAATCCTACG contains:
- the tgt gene encoding tRNA guanosine(34) transglycosylase Tgt encodes the protein MNTSKPFKFELIHQSKKSRARVGRIHTPHGIIDTPNFVAVGTNATLKAIDTTLADTIGLQLMFCNTYHLMLQPGSQTVKQAGGLHKFMNRSMPLITDSGGFQVFSLMYGGVHSELKSSGQKKHDNSVLKVSEEGVVFRSYRNGDKILLTPETSVQAQKDLGADIIIPLDELPPYHIRDKKLLESLHRTHRWEKRSLDAHLANPNNQAMYAVVHGGIDKDLRSLSCRYLSALPFNGYAIGGSLGKTREEMINMLTSTMPQLPEDKPSHLLGIGDTSSLAQCIGLGIDTFDSSHPTKCARHGLLFTFNGNIKVGHTSNKENFNPIDPTCTCYTCQNYTLAYLHHLHKAKEQAGHTLASIHNLHFMVQLMAQYRQLILDNKL
- a CDS encoding RNA methyltransferase, which produces MKTISSRQNSIIKHITQLHLTKYRTAHREFIAEGLRVCSTLIKAGQELKNLLVTTSMLTDAQKLVSDDHITQVTDEVMTKISTTKSPSGILGVFVMPTTPPLNQLGSGAVLAHITDPGNMGTLIRTSAAMGKKTVVVIEGVDPWSPKVIHASAGTIGLVHIFQMSWNQLIQHKKNLSLCALVVSNGQPPAEVDLKNTLLVIGNEAHGIPEDWVQQCDIRLTLPMPGKTESLNAAVAGSIALYLAFAP
- a CDS encoding APC family permease; translated protein: MAQHHKLSLFAAVLININIMIGAGVFINTTELAQWAGALGVLSYVIIGIIMLPLILSISRLLILHPTGGFYVFGSKEINQFVGFLAAWSYFIGKLGSATIMIHVSVLFLQKILPFLAQLHPFVLDFSFLSTFILCNMLNVKTGSQLQAIFTILKLTPIFFLAIFGLFLFKGNNFSSSYRIWEGIPFTIPLVLFSILGFEAACSLSSRIENPEKNASRAVLISYGIVIFIYCIYQFVAFGALAPNILHYLDYRSIFPGLIGKLFPHASYTQTLVNMFHIAIASSALSGSYSIIFSNTWNIYTLAEHKHLFFSSWFTSLNRHHIPWLCVLTEGLVCTIHLLVTQGAQVPLQLTGSLGCTIAYTLSILALLAAKKNYPQLRINMFIPALGLCSCLLLLSSCIYTMYYAGLTALISLISLIIIGIIMFFTSNQHAPVNVASK